The following coding sequences are from one Neurospora crassa OR74A linkage group I, whole genome shotgun sequence window:
- a CDS encoding nascent polypeptide-associated complex subunit alpha gives MADPRVEELPEEEVKKTQVEDLDNSSDDESDIEAGDSSLPAGSQAVIHSRNEKKARKAIEKLHLQRVPGITRVTLRRPKNILFVINNPEVYKSPNSNTYIVFGEAKIEDLNASAQAAAAQQLASQSAEHDHAGHTHEHEEAGKAKEEEEEDEGEEVDAEGIEDKDIELVMTQANVSRKKAIKALKENDNDIVNSIMALSI, from the exons ATGGCCGATCCCAGAGTTGAGGAGCTccccgaggaggaggttaagAAGACCCAGGTCGAGGATCTCGACAACTCCAGCGATGACGAGTCCGATATCGAGGCTGGCGACTCCAGCCTTCCCGCTGGCTCCCAGGCCGTAATCCACTCCCGcaacgagaagaaggctcGCAAGGCCATTGAGAAGCTGCACCTCCAGCGCGTGCCCGGCATCACCCGCGTCACCCTCCGCCGCCCCAAGAAC ATTCTCTTCGTCATTAACAACCCTGAGGTTTACAAGTCtcccaacagcaacacctaCAT CGTCTTCGGTGAGGCTAAGATTGAGGACCTCAACGCCTCTGCCCAGGCCGCCGCTGCCCAGCAGCTCGCCAGCCAGTCCGCTGAGCACGACCACGCCGGCCACACCCACGAGCACGAGGAGGCtggcaaggccaaggaggaggaagaggaggatgagggtgaggaggtcGACGCCGAGGGTATTGAGGACAAGGACATCGAGCTTGTCATGACCCAGGCCAACGTCTCCCGCAagaaggccatcaaggctcTCAAAGAGAACGACAACGATATCGTCAACTCCATCATGGCGTTGAGCATCTGA
- a CDS encoding 60S ribosomal protein L14, with protein sequence MADIQIGSSAWRLVEVGRVLKLEGGSLATIVEIVDHKRVLVDGPSSDPKLAAPRGVVSLSRTLLTPLVVEKLPRGARTGAVKKAWEAAGIDAKWKESNWAKKQLQQERRKALTDFDRFKVMRLKKQRRFEERKALAKIKASA encoded by the exons ATGGCGGATATCCAGATCGGTTCCAGCGCCTGGCGCCTCGTCGAGGTTGGCCGTGTCCTCAAGCTCGAGGGCGGCAGCCTCGCGACCATCGTCGAGATCGTCGACCACAAGCGC GTCCTTGTCGATGGCCCCTCGTCCGACCCCAAGCTCGCTGCCCCCCGCGGCGTCGTTTCCCTCTCCAGAACCCTTCTCACCCCCCTCGTCGTCGAGAAGCTTCCCCGTGGTGCCCGCACTGGTGCCGTCAAGAAGGCCTGGGAGGCCGCTGGCATCGatgccaagtggaaggagagcAACTGGGCCAAGAAGCAGCTCCAGCAGGAGCGCCGCAAGGCCCTCACCGACTTCGACCGCTTCAAGGTTATGCGCCTCAAGAAGCAGCGCCGCTTCGAGGAGCGCAAGGCTCTCGCCAAGATCAAGGCCTCTGCTTAA
- the crf9-1 gene encoding RING-13 protein — MTTPSRATAFSTRASLRQTRTGSPSPNPQPQPTAEAKDLADLEINLTIQLELRAQLQEGPETDESKAILIETNDKICDIVSNMDRIRASRGSPMYAGFRGTADGGRSPAGTATAQQRARQQGNQVRQQQTQRGLNPQQHPPQRPPQRQQQQQHQQQGQQRPLQGLYQQEQENLQQHPQQHESRVDGSEDAQNSFSGFVPRERKRSIGTSLGNDALNDTGRSSKRTASGSGTSDHSTFSDPFNASTFAGNGIDPFDDNFGFDNGFDFGPLIDLTDDVDVDALLGQQFAQATSTSSATLTPTSPSAPYQSNQVSYHGPQAGIPHNTSLPAPQIPASVRQLYNTPDLLPDINNIWNGPFHNPAVSSRSSTSRSSRPARPQLPSSSNSIFSSDNRSLAFPSLPGGLVTVDSSRPGTLINGDYYAPNNSGSSRVHIPSLTDVISRTATYDFTSMTDLLGNPLDERLTTLDLDDPLKREDEISKLLSNIRPDEDIPPEERGDTPPDLKYPLYPHQQLALKWMTDMEGGHNRGGILADDMGLGKTISTLALMASRRAPEGEVVTNLIVGPVALIKQWELEIQNKMKEDRRMKVYLYHGGSKKKPWTELQKYDVVLTTYGTLTAQFKKHHHYLEKNTESLNGLDEQAEKRYRLECPMLHPSTKFFRVILDEAQCVKNANTMQSRAVRQVRATYRWCLTGTPMMNSVSELSSLLRFLQIKPFCDEKKFKEAFASLDHKYTGRDVEKSTAMKQLQALLKAIMLRRMKTTVIDGNPILNLPPKSLYTEHVEFSEGELEFYKNLQEKSQVIYGRYVRNNTVGKNYSNILVLLLRLRQACCHPHLTDFEANPKNHLAEATMIELAKTLEPVVIDRLKQIKAFECPICYDAVIDPTILLPCGHDICADCFSSLTDQSAMNGIRNGQDGANVAKCPVCRGPADHTRVTNYTSFQAAHMPEALEKLDNDDADSLVGDGSDTSDGSLGSLSGEKKRKAKSEGKRPTKVKPEEKEDWKPTVFDQLRKEANASRNQDARDRLLQYTWDHWQDSAKVSRVTELVDQFQQFNEKTIIFSQWTSHLDLIECSLKFKLNIKYRRYTGNMSRSQRDNAIQAFVEDPDVKVLLVSLKAGNAGLNLTVASRVIVCDPFWNPFIEDQAVDRAYRIGQQREVHVYKILVQETIEDRIIELQNLKRNIVETALDETEGKQLARLSIDDLNYLFTGRRGGARQQ; from the exons ATGACAACCCCCAGCCGAGCAACAGCGTTCTCGACGCGCGCCTCTTTGCGGCAGACACGAACTGGATCACCCTCCCCGAACCCCCAGCCTCAACCCACTGCTGAAGCTAAAGACCTTGCCGACTTGGAAATAAACTTGACTATCCAGCTAGAACTGCGGGCTCAACTCCAAGAGGGGCCAGAGACTGACGAGAGCAAGGCCATTCTCATCGAAACCAATGACAAGATCTGCGACATTGTTAGCAACATGGACAGGATTAGAGCTTCTCGTGGTTCCCCAATGTATGCGGGCTTTAGGGGTACGGCGGATGGGGGGCGATCTCCAGCTGGCACTGCTACAGCACAACAACGAGCACGTCAACAGGGCAACCAAGTTCGTCAACAACAGACACAGAGGGGGCTAAACccccaacaacaccctcCTCAACGCCCCCCTCaacggcaacagcagcaacagcatcagCAACAGGGGCAACAACGGCCTCTACAAGGTTTATACcagcaagaacaagaaaaccTTCAACAACACCCCCAGCAACACGAGTCCCGAGTCGACGGTTCCGAAGACGCCCAAAACTCTTTCAGCGGTTTCGTTCCTCGGGAGCGGAAGCGCTCAATCGGTACCAGCTTAGGCAATGATGCTCTCAATGATACCGGACGTAGTTCAAAGCGTACGGCTTCTGGAAGCGGTACTTCTGATCATTCGACATTCTCGGATCCCTTCAATGCCAGCACCTTCGCAGGTAACGGCATTGACCCCTTCGACGACAACTTCGGCTTTGACAACGGCTTCGACTTTGGCCCATTGATCGACCTCACCGA TGATGTCGATGTGGACGCCCTGCTTGGGCAACAGTTCGCGCAAGCTACTTCAACATCTTCAGCGACCTTGACTCCAACCTCGCCGTCTGCTCCTTATCAGAGTAATCAGGTATCGTACCATGGCCCTCAAGCTGGCATACCGCACAACACAAGCTTGCCGGCCCCTCAAATTCCTGCTTCTGTTCGTCAGCTCTACAACACGCCGGACTTATTGCCTGACATAAATAATATCTGGAATGGTCCTTTTCACAACCCTGCTGTCTCTAGCAGATCAAGCACGTCACGCTCGTCTCGACCAGCTCGGCCTCAGCTCCCAAGCTCTTCCAATAGTATATTCTCTTCAGATAACAGATCTCTGGCCTTTCCTAGTTTACCCGGTGGCCTGGTGACCGTCGATAGCTCGCGGCCGGGCACATTAATCAACGGGGACTACTATGCGCCGAATAACTCGGGCTCTAGCAGAGTACACATACCATCGCTGACCGACGTAATCAGTCGGACTGCTACCTACGATTTCACCTCCATGACTGATTTATTGGGGAATCCATTAGACGAGAGGCTGACGACGCTCGATCTGGATGATCCCTTAAAGAGAGAGGACGAGATCAGTAAGCTGCTATCCAACATCCGGCCAGATGAGGATATACCACCGGAGGAACGCGGAGACACACCACCAGATTTGAAGTACCCCCTCTATCCACACCAGCAGTTGGCACTCAAGTGGATGACTGATATGGAAGGGGGCCACAACCGGGGTGGAATTCTTGCCGATGATATGGGCCTGGGGAAAACGATCTCGACGTTGGCACTCATGGCTAGCCGCAGAGCTCCGGAGGGTGAAGTGGTAACCAACCTAATTGTTGGGCCCGTGGCTTTGATCAAGCAATGGGAACTTGAGATCCAAAACAAGATGAAAGAGGACCGCCGCATGAAGGTCTATCTCTATCACGGCGGGTCAAAAAAGAAGCCTTGGACGGAACTCCAGAAGTACGACGTTGTCCTAACCACGTATGGTACCCTGACTGCTCAATTCAAGAAACACCATCATTATCTCGAGAAAAATACCGAGAGCCTGAATGGGTTGGATGAGCAAGCTGAGAAGCGATATCGGCTTGAGTGCCCGATGCTTCATCCTAGCACCAAATTTTTCCGCGTCATTTTAGACGAAGCCCAATGCGTCAAGAACGCCAATACAATGCAGTCTCGAGCTGTCCGCCAGGTTCGAGCGACTTACCGATGGTGTCTGACTGGAACGCCCATGATGAACAGTGTTTCGGAGCTTTCCTCTCTGCTGCGTTTCCTGCAAATTAAACCTTTCTGTGACGAGAAGAAATTCAAAGAAGCCTTCGCATCTTTGGACCACAAGTACACCGGACGCGACGTTGAAAAGAGCACGGCCATGAAACAATTACAGGCTTTGTTGAAAGCCATAATGCTGAGGCGCATGAAGACCACGGTGATAGATGGCAATCCCATTCTGAACCTGCCTCCGAAGTCGCTGTACACTGAGCACGTTGAGTTCTCCGAAGGCGAGCTTGAATTCTACAAGAACCTGCAAGAAAAGTCCCAGGTCATCTACGGCAGATATGTGAGAAATAACACAGTGGGCAAGAATTACTCAAAcattctcgtccttctcttGCGACTCAGACAAGCCTGCTGTCACCCGCATCTCACCGACTTTGAGGCTAACCCCAAGAATCATCTGGCCGAAGCTACAATGATTGAGCTGGCGAAGACCCTGGAGCCTGTCGTCATTGACAGGCTCAAGCAAATCAAGGCATTCGAATGCCCTATATGCTACGATGCGGTCATAGACCCTACCATCCTACTTCCCTGCGGTCATGATATTTGCGCGGACTGCTTTTCCTCGTTGACTGACCAATCCGCTATGAACGGAATCCGAAACGGACAGGACGGAGCGAATGTCGCCAAATGTCCGGTTTGCCGTGGCCCCGCTGACCATACAAGGGTGACCAACTACACGTCTTTCCAGGCTGCTCATATGCCTGAAGCCCTGGAGAAGTTGGACAACGATGATGCAGATTCTCTTGTCGGTGATGGATCAGACACGTCGGATGGGTCGCTGGGTAGTCTCAGTGGGGAGAAGAAGCGTAAAGCAAAGAGCGAAGGGAAACGTCCTACAAAGGTTAAgccggaagagaaggaggactgGAAGCCGACCGTTTTTGACCAACTGCGCAAAGAAGCAAACGCCAGCAGAAACCAGGACGCACGAGATCGCCTACTCCAGTACACTTGGGACCATTGGCAAGACTCGGCCAAAGTAAGTCGAGTGACCGAACTGGTTGATCAGTTTCAGCAGTTCAACGAGAAGACCATCATTTTTTCGCAGTGGACGTCTCATCTCGATCTCATTGAGTGCTCTCTCAAGTTCAAACTCAACATCAAGTACCGTCGCTATACAGGTAATATGTCCAGATCCCAACGCGACAATGCCATCCAGGCGTTTGTCGAAGATCCTGACGTCAAGGTATTACTGGTCTCTCTCAAAGCCGGAAATGCGGGCCTCAATTTGACTGTTGCTTCGCGCGTCATTGTTTGTGATCCCTTTTGGAATCCGTTCATTGAGGACCAGGCCGTCGACAGAGCCTATCGAATCGGCCAACAACGGGAGGTTCACGTTTACAAGATTTTGGTTCAAGAAACCATTGAGGATCGCATCATCGAGTTGCAGAACCTGAAGCGAAACATTGTTGAGACGGCGCTTGATGAGACCGAGGGTAAGCAGCTCGCAAGGCTATCCATCGACGACCTCAACTACCTTTTCACCGGTCGCCGTGGAGGTGCACGACAACagtaa
- a CDS encoding type I phosphodiesterase/nucleotide pyrophosphatase: protein MSLRSLNTTTAPAASRDRSQSLLSPSDYDADAISIRSEQDTDSEDDERQLRARNSRELLAHDRLVLMEEEELEQMVTETRRKQELERTVSNLPIPNPLRMLARRMSDVSPSRSRSSSSAPGASTDDLVADKRNKRRARRQVKRDRLLAEAQHGEDGELMYEMEEGAMKDGSSTGDSSDREDSDDVDRRGLLHFADAKARRKRDWCRWILIYSLIIVAFAILFLTAWKLSLTQRGNATSRRPLVSNGTAMFAPTTIIFSLDGFRADFLNRGLTPRLSSFIKEGVSPLYMLPSFPSVTFPNHYTLATGLYPEAHGVVGNTFWDPTLREEFYYTDPARSMDPKWWRGEPFWVSAQKQGLKTAIHMWPGSEAHVLDIEPTYMDRYNGKEKLGNKVDRILGFLDMPDDERPQVIAAYVPNVDSDGHKYGPNSTEIRSTIEKVDMMMDKIFKGLEERHLTDIVNVIVVSDHGMATTDISRLVQLEDLVDLSKIEHTDGWPLVGLRPKNPDELEDIYRDLIEKTKTNPNLEVYLRDVNMPERYHFSKNERIAPLWIVPKAGWALVNMKEMNLKEAQAQGVVYHPRGLHGYDHEHPLMRAIFIARGPAFPHEANSRLEVFQNIEVYNILCDSVGISPAPNNGTIRLPLKPVGLHNDEPGAGIESPVDPVTSYTLSSSASPLTTSSITTPTTMSTTDSAQSAPASPVTSAITSTKTSSTTSKPDTLSTNQPNPHPTDQPPEGDNGTDGDEPSDNNSDSKTPNFWDWFSGEVNKWWGKVSNSGKNNKSDGNSSSAT from the exons ATGTCCCTCCGATCGCTGAACACGACAACAGCCCCTGCGGCCAGCCGAGACCGCTCGCAATCGCTGCTCTCCCCCTCCGATTACGATGCCGATGCGATTTCAATTCGGAGCGAACAGGACACCGACAGCGAAGATGACGAACGCCAGCTCCGTGCGCGTAACAGCCGCGAGCTTCTTGCCCATGACCGCCTCGtcttgatggaggaggaagagctggaACAGATGGTGACCGAGACCCGGCGGAAGCAAGAGCTGGAACGCACAGTCTCTAACCTGCCAATCCCCAATCCTTTACGAATGCTTGCGCGCCGCATGAGCGATGTTTCGCCGTCACGATCTAGAAGCTCCTCTAGCGCGCCGGGAGCATCAACGGACGATCTGGTGGCCGACAAGCGGAATAAGCGGCGAGCAAGGAGACAGGTCAAGAGAGACAGACTGCTGGCTGAGGCACAGCACGGAGAGGACGGTGAATTGATGTACGAGATGGAGGAAGGGGCCATGAAAGACGGAAGTTCTACGGGCGACAGCAGCGACCGCGAAGACAGCGACGATGTCGACCGAAGAGGCCTGCTGCATTTCGCGGATGCCAAGGCTAGACGCAAGCGAGACTGGTGCCGATGGATTCTCATATACAGCTTGATCATCGTCGCCTTCGCCATCCTGTTTTTGACGGCGTGGAAGTTGTCACTAACACAGCGGGGGAATGCCACTTCGAGGCGACCGCTAGTGAGCAATGGCACTGCCATGTTTGCGCCTACTACCATCATCTTCAGTCTGGATGGCTTCAGGGCCGATTTTCTCAATCGAGGACTAACACCAAGACTCAGTTCGTTCATCAAGGAGGGCGTGTCGCCATTGTACATGCTGCCATCCTTCCCTAGCGTCACATTTCCTAACCACTATACGCTTGCAACAGGCCTGTATCCCGAAGctcatggtgttgttggtaaCACCTTCTGGGATCCCACGCTCCGAGAGGAGTTCTACTACACTGACCCAGCGCGGAGTATGGATCCAAAGTGGTGGCGCGGAGAGCCTTTCTGGGTTTCGGCTCAGAAACAGGGACTCAAAACGGCCATCCACATGTGGCCAGGGAGCGAGGCCCACGTTTTGGACATTGAACCTACCTATATGGATAGGTATAACGGAAAAGAGAAGCTCGGAAACAAAGTTGATCGAATTCTAGGCTTTTTGGACATGCCAGATGATGAACGGCCTCAAGTTATCGCGGCATATGTACCAAATGTTGACTCTGATGGTCACAAATATGGCCCGAACAGTACTGAGATTCGATCTACCATTGAAAAGGTCGACATGATGATGGACAAGATTTTTAAGGGACTCGAGGAGCGGCATTTGACCGACATTGTCAATGTTATTGTGGTCTCGGACCACGGCATGGCGACCACTGACATATCCCGACTTGTACAACTTGAGGACTTGGTCGACCTCAGTAAGATCGAGCACACAGACGGTTGGCCGCTGGTAGGACTGAGACCCAAGAACCCCGATGAGCTTGAGGACATTTACCGCGACCTGATTGAGAAAACGAAAACGAACCCGAACCTCGAGGTCTATCTGCGCGATGTCAACATGCCGGAGAGATATCATTTCTCGAAGAATGAACGGATTGCTCCTCTTTGGATCGTACCTAAAGCAGGCTGGGCTTTGGTCAATATGAAAGAGATGAACCTGAAAGAGGCGCAGGCGCAAGGAGTCGTGTACCACCCTCGCGGTCTTCACGGTTATGATCATGAGCATCCCTTGATGAGGGCAATATTCATTGCCCGCGGTCCGGCTTTCCCTCACGAGGCGAATAGCCGGCTCGAAGTTTTCC AAAACATTGAAGTTTATAACATTCTCTGCGACTCTGTCGGCATCTCCCCGGCGCCTAATAACGGGACAATCCGTCTTCCGTTGAAGCCGGTAGGGCTCCATAATGACGAACCGGGAGCCGGGATCGAGAGCCCGGTAGACCCCGTGACATCTTACACACTAAGCTCATCCGCTTCCCCTCTTACCACCTCATCTATCACCACTCCTACCACGATGTCTACCACTGATTCGGCACAGTCggctcctgcttctcctgtTACCTCGGCCATTACATCGACCAAGACCTCCTCAACCACATCCAAACCAGATACCCTTAGCACTAACCAGCCCAACCCGCACCCTACCGACCAACCGCCCGAAGGTGACAACGGGACAGACGGTGACGAGCCGTCTGATAATAATTCCGATTCGAAGACACCAAATTTCTGGGATTGGTTCAGCGGGGAAGTGAATAAGTGGTGGGGGAAGGTATCGAATTCGGGCAAAAATAACAAGTCGGACGGCAACAGCTCATCAGCGACCTGA
- a CDS encoding ATP synthase subunit D, variant, with the protein MAARNAALKVDWAKITTSLGLRGQTAASLQAFKKRNDDARRKLQQLSELPTTVDFAAYRSTLKNQAIVNEIEKRFTSFKPATYDVNRQLKAIEAFEVEAIKNAEATKTKVDLELKDLEKTLTNIETARPFDELTVDEVAAAEPSIDEKTSKLVSKGRWSVPGYKERFGDLSVL; encoded by the exons ATGGCCGCA CGGAACGCAGCTCTCAAGGTCGACTGGGCCAAgatcaccacctccctcgGCCTTCGTGGTCAGACCGCGGCCAGCCTCCAGGCTTTCAAGAAGCGCAACGACGACGCCCGCCGCAAGCTCCAGCAGCTCTCGGAGCTCCCCACCACCGTCGACTTCGCCGCCTACCGCAGCACCCTCAAGAACCAAGCCATCGTCAACGAGATCGAGAAGCGCTTCACCTCTTTCAAGCCCGCCACCTATGACGTGAACCGCCAGCTCAAGGCCATCGAGGCCTTCGAGGTTGAGGCCATCAAGAACGCCGAGGccaccaagaccaaggtCGACCTTGAGCTCAAGGATCTCGAGAAGACTCTCACGAACATCGAGACTGCCCGTCCCTTCGACGAGCTTACTGTG GACGAGGTTGCCGCTGCCGAGCCTTCCATCGACGAGAAGACCTCCAAGCTTGTCTCCAAGGGCCGCTGGTCCGTTCCTGGCTACAAG GAGCGTTTCGGCGATCTCTCCGTACTATAA